The Reinekea forsetii genome contains the following window.
GACGATTTTTGTCAGCAGTTCCATTAAACTAACCACAAAGTATAGATTAAATCGTATCGTTATTGGCGATGCCAAACACCCTAGGTGATTAAATAAAGGAAGTTATCGATGATCATTCAGCCCAAAATTCGAGGTTTTATTTGCACCACGGCCCATCCCACCGGCTGTGCGGCAAATGTTCAAGAGCAAATTGACTATGTTCAAGCTCATAAGGCCGACATTGACGGACCCAAAAATGTCCTCGTGATCGGCTGTTCCAATGGCTATGGCCTCGCCTCACGGATCACCTCCGCGTTCGGTTTTGGTGCCAATACTCTGGGCGTGATGTTTGAGAAAGAGCCGAGTGAACGCCGCCCGGCTTCAGCCGGTTGGTACAACACCTTTGCGCTGGAAAAGGCCGCTCAGCAACAGGGCCTATTTGCCAAGGCTTTGAATATGGACGCCTTTTCGAACGAAGCCAAAACGGCGGTGATTGAAGAAATCAAAGCCAATATGGGTAAGATTGACCTTGTCGTTTACAGTCTGGGCGCCCCCCGGCGGAAGGATCCGGTCTCGGGTGAGGTCTATTCCTCCACGCTGAAGCCGATTGGTCAGCAGGTAACGCGCAAGAATTTAAACACCGATACCAAGGTTGTGTCGGATATCACCTTAGAACCTGCTAGCGATGAGGAAATCTTCAATACCGTTAAGGTCATGGGTGGTGAAGACTGGGAACTATGGATCGAAGCCTTATTGGCGGCCGATGTCCTGGCTGATGGCGCCAAGACCACTGCATATACCTATATCGGTAAAGACCTGACCTGGCCAATCTATGGTGGCGCCACTATCGGCAAGGCTAAGGAAGACCTCGACCGCGCCTCGACTGCAATTGGCACACGTCTAGCCAATAGCGTAAACGGCCAGTCCCATGTGTCTGTCTTAAAAGCTTTAGTCACGCAGTCGAGCTCTGCCATTCCGGTTATGCCGCTCTATATATCGGCGTTGTATAAGGTTATGAAGGAAGAGGGCACCCATGAGGGTTGCATCGAGCAGATCTTTGGACTGATGTACCATCAGCTCTATTCTGGCCAAGCGCTCAATTTGGACGATACCGGCCGAATTCGTATGGAGGATAACGAATTAAAGGATTCGGTCCAGCAACGAGTTGCTGAGCTCTGGGCGCAGGTAAACACCGAAAACCTGACCGAGGTAACCGACTTTAACGGTTACCAGGCCGAGTTTTTCCGCCTCTTTGGTTTTGGTTTTGAAGGAGTCGACTACGCTGCGGAGGTCGACCCGATCGTTTAGTCGACGCAACCTGTGATGGGGGGGCCTTGGGGCCCCCTTTTTTGGCTTCACAGTTTATACCGTTATCTAAGAGCATGTCTTCGGTTAATTCCATAACCTGGCCGGGCATTAGGTCAACGACAGACAGGTTAGCCAATTCCGATCGGATCAAGCGCAGGGTCGGTAGCCCAACCGCGGCCGTCATCCGGCGTACCTGCCGGTTACGGCCCTCCGTCAAGGTGAGTGAAATCCAGCTGGTTGGTATAAGGCGTCGGCGGCGGATCGGCGGTGTTCTCGGCCATAGCCAAAGGGGTGGTTCTATGGCCTCTGCCCGACAGGGTGCACAGGCTCCATCGGTGAGTGTCACGCCCTGGCTTAATTGCGCCAGCTGAGCGGGCGTGACCTGACCTTCCACCTGGGCCAGATAGGTCTTCGCGACCTTGAACAGGGGGTGCATCATGCGGTGAATCAGGGCGCCATTGTCGGTCAACAACAGCAGGCCTTCAGAATCATAATCCAGTCGGCCGGCGCCGTAGATGTCGGGTACCCTGATATAGTCGGCCAAGGTCGCTCTGCCACGATCATCGGTAAACTGGGTTAATACCTGAAAGGGTTTATTAAAGAGTAGGTAGCGCGGCATAAATGGGTATTTCTTCCTCGTGTGGCGACGGGTCTATTAGTGCAATTAGCCTAAAGTCCGATTACTTTCGCGCCTTCAGCTGCTATTATCCAGCGCAAATTTACAGCGATTGACGTGTGGGTAAGCGCTCTTTGCCGACATTTTCTGCAGACTACTAGGAAATTCCATGACTGATTCAAAAGCTAAAATAATCTATACGGAAACAGATGAAGCACCAGCCTTAGCAACTTACTCGCTGTTACCCATCGTGGCTGCCTTTACGAAGGCCGCCGATGTTGCCGTCGAAACTCGAGACATTTCCCTTGCGGCGCGGGTTATCGCCAGTTTTTCTGAATTTTTAGCGGAAGACCAACGTATTTCGGACGATTTGGCCGAGCTCGGTGAGCTGGCCAAGCAGCCGGATGCCAATATTATCAAATTGCCCAATATCAGCGCTTCTTTGCCGCAATTGATCGCTACTATCAAGGAACTGCAAGCAAAAGGCTATCAGATTCCGGATTACCCGGCAGAACCGACCAACGATGCCGAACGCGATATCCGCAGCCGCTTTGATAAAATCAAGGGCAGTGCGGTCAATCCGGTCTTGCGGGAGGGTAACTCCGACCGTCGCGCACCCGCTTCGGTAAAACAATATGCGCGCAAAAATCCGCACAGTATGGGCGCGTGGAGCACTGAGTCTAAAACCCACGTGGCCTCGATGTCAGCCGGGGACTTCTATGGCTCGGAAACGTCCATAACCCTAGAGACCGCGACTCAATACCAGATTGAGTTGCATGCAGACGATGGCGCCGTAACGGTTCTGAAAGGATTCTCTGCGCTGTTAGCCGGCGAGATAATCGATTCGGCCGTAATGAGCCGAAGTGCCTTGCGAGCCTTTTATGCTGAGCAAATTAGCGACAGTAAGAAGCAGGACCTGCTGTTTTCATTGCATCTCAAAGCCACCATGATGAAAGTCAGTGACCCGGTTATCTTTGGTCACGCCGTCACGGTTTTTTATCAGTCTGTGTTCGATAAGTTCGGTGCAGAGTTGGCGAAAATTGGTGTCGACGTCAACAATGGCTTGGGCGATCTTTATAGCAAACTGCATCTGCTGCCCGTTGCCCGCCAAGCTGAGATCGAGGCCGAGATCGCCGAGGTGTATCGCCACGCGCCTGAGATGGCAATGGTCAATTCTGATAAGGGCATCACCAACCTGCATGTCCCAAGTGACATCATTATCGATGCCTCCATGCCAGCGATGATTCGCACCTCAGGCAGAATGTGGGCGCCAGATGGTCAGCCTAAGGATACCAAGGCCGTTGTGCCGGATCGAAGCTATGCTGGAGTCTATCAGGCCACCATCGATTTTTGCCGCGAGCACGGCGCCTTCGATCCAACTACCATGGGCACCGTGCCCAATGTCGGTCTGATGGCGCAAAAGGCCGAAGAATACGGCTCACATGATAAAACCTTTATCTTGGCAGCCTCCGGCACCGTCAAGGTCGTTGATCAAGACGGTCAGTTGTTGCTGTCCCAGGCCGTCGCTATCGGTGATATCTTCCGTATGTGCCAGGTCAAGGACGCGCCAATTCAGGATTGGGTCAAATTAGCCGTCGTGCGCGCGCGTGCAACCGGCTGGCCAACAATCTTCTGGCTCGATGAGCAACGTGCTCACGATCGTGAATTGATTAAAAAGGTTCAGCACTATTTGCAAGATCACGATACCCAGGGTCTGGACATTCAGATCATGTCACCTTTTGCCGCCACCAGTTATACCTTGGCGCGTCTGAAAGCGGGTGACAACACCATCTCAGTGACCGGTAATGTGTTGCGCGACTATCTAACCGATCTGTTCCCCATTCTGGAATTAGGCACCTCGGCGAAAATGCTGTCTATCGTGCCGTTAATGAACGGTGGGGGCCTGTTTGAAACCGGGGCAGGTGGCTCCGCCCCCAAGCATGTCGAACAATTTAACCAGGAGAACCATCTGCGGTGGGACTCATTGGGCGAGTTTTTGGCGCTGGCCGTCTCGTTGGAACACTTGGCACTGACCTTTAACAATCCCAAGGCGCAGATATTAGCCGATACGCTCGACAGCGCGACGGCCCGGTTCTTGGACCAAAATAAGAGCCCGTTGCGCAAAACCGGCGAACTCGATAACCGCGGCAGTCATTTCTATTTGGCGATGTATTGGGCGCAAGCCTTGGCCGCTCAGAACAGCGATGCGGAATTGAAGGCCGCCTTTGGTGCCGCAGCCACGGCGTTAGTCAGTCAGGAAGCGGTTATTGTTGCGGAATTGAACGCCGTTCAAGGTCAGGCCATAGACGTCGGTGGCTACTATCGACCGAATAAGGCCAAAATCATTGCGGCAATGCGACCGAGCGCAACCTTTAACGCCATATTGGACGCCATTCGTTAAGCCAACCGGCGTTGCTGGGGTGTAAGTAAGGTCACCCCCAAAATCAGAAAAGCCCGGATAAACCGGGCTTTTTCGTCTCACTCAGAACCTAGTTTGGCTCTTTCGCAGTGGTCTTAGGTGCAATGGATGCTCCGACAGTCGCTTCCGATTTGGCAACCTGGATATTGACGGCGTGAATACCATGTTCAGACTTGACCGTTTCGAACTCCACTTCTTGTCCAGCTTTTAGCGTTTTGTAACCTTCCATTTCGATAGAAGAGAAATGTGCAAATAAGTCCTCCTTATGGTCATCACAAACGATGAAGCCAAACCCTTTGGCATTATTAAACCATTTTACTTTCCCTACAGGCATAACTGACCCCTTACGACCTAACTATACTAAGATATACCGCTGATCTGCCGTACTGCTTGAACCGAACTGTCAACAACTGCGCGCAACCGATGTCG
Protein-coding sequences here:
- a CDS encoding NADP-dependent isocitrate dehydrogenase; protein product: MTDSKAKIIYTETDEAPALATYSLLPIVAAFTKAADVAVETRDISLAARVIASFSEFLAEDQRISDDLAELGELAKQPDANIIKLPNISASLPQLIATIKELQAKGYQIPDYPAEPTNDAERDIRSRFDKIKGSAVNPVLREGNSDRRAPASVKQYARKNPHSMGAWSTESKTHVASMSAGDFYGSETSITLETATQYQIELHADDGAVTVLKGFSALLAGEIIDSAVMSRSALRAFYAEQISDSKKQDLLFSLHLKATMMKVSDPVIFGHAVTVFYQSVFDKFGAELAKIGVDVNNGLGDLYSKLHLLPVARQAEIEAEIAEVYRHAPEMAMVNSDKGITNLHVPSDIIIDASMPAMIRTSGRMWAPDGQPKDTKAVVPDRSYAGVYQATIDFCREHGAFDPTTMGTVPNVGLMAQKAEEYGSHDKTFILAASGTVKVVDQDGQLLLSQAVAIGDIFRMCQVKDAPIQDWVKLAVVRARATGWPTIFWLDEQRAHDRELIKKVQHYLQDHDTQGLDIQIMSPFAATSYTLARLKAGDNTISVTGNVLRDYLTDLFPILELGTSAKMLSIVPLMNGGGLFETGAGGSAPKHVEQFNQENHLRWDSLGEFLALAVSLEHLALTFNNPKAQILADTLDSATARFLDQNKSPLRKTGELDNRGSHFYLAMYWAQALAAQNSDAELKAAFGAAATALVSQEAVIVAELNAVQGQAIDVGGYYRPNKAKIIAAMRPSATFNAILDAIR
- a CDS encoding pseudouridine synthase, which translates into the protein MPRYLLFNKPFQVLTQFTDDRGRATLADYIRVPDIYGAGRLDYDSEGLLLLTDNGALIHRMMHPLFKVAKTYLAQVEGQVTPAQLAQLSQGVTLTDGACAPCRAEAIEPPLWLWPRTPPIRRRRLIPTSWISLTLTEGRNRQVRRMTAAVGLPTLRLIRSELANLSVVDLMPGQVMELTEDMLLDNGINCEAKKGGPKAPPSQVASTKRSGRPPQRSRLLQNQNQRGGKTRPGNR
- a CDS encoding cold shock domain-containing protein; translation: MPVGKVKWFNNAKGFGFIVCDDHKEDLFAHFSSIEMEGYKTLKAGQEVEFETVKSEHGIHAVNIQVAKSEATVGASIAPKTTAKEPN
- the fabV gene encoding enoyl-ACP reductase FabV; its protein translation is MIIQPKIRGFICTTAHPTGCAANVQEQIDYVQAHKADIDGPKNVLVIGCSNGYGLASRITSAFGFGANTLGVMFEKEPSERRPASAGWYNTFALEKAAQQQGLFAKALNMDAFSNEAKTAVIEEIKANMGKIDLVVYSLGAPRRKDPVSGEVYSSTLKPIGQQVTRKNLNTDTKVVSDITLEPASDEEIFNTVKVMGGEDWELWIEALLAADVLADGAKTTAYTYIGKDLTWPIYGGATIGKAKEDLDRASTAIGTRLANSVNGQSHVSVLKALVTQSSSAIPVMPLYISALYKVMKEEGTHEGCIEQIFGLMYHQLYSGQALNLDDTGRIRMEDNELKDSVQQRVAELWAQVNTENLTEVTDFNGYQAEFFRLFGFGFEGVDYAAEVDPIV